One Nostoc punctiforme PCC 73102 DNA window includes the following coding sequences:
- a CDS encoding efflux RND transporter permease subunit, with translation MSFNISAWSIKKPVPTIVLFLILTVVGWFSFLSLGIDTNPNIDVPTVSIKVTQPGAGPAELESQVTKKIEDAVAGLGNIDFMISTVSDGNSKTTINFVLGTDSDRATNDVRNAIAQIRQDLPQEINDPIVERLDFADGPVITYAVKSDKRSVEELSNIVDQTISRALLGVRGVAQIQRVGGVDREIRINLSPSRLQSLGITATQVNDQIRDLNINLPGGRAEVGGSEQSIRTLGSAASVDILKTYEILLPQGGSVPLSSLGTIEDKFGDVRQAATLNNQPVVAFQVLRSTGSVLVTVEQGVKAAVKELEKTLPADVKLDLIFTRADVVRQSYQSTIDELIQASVLAVIVILVFLRDWRATLITAVALPLSIIPTFAVQQALGYTLNNMTLLALALAVGNLVDDAVVEIENMERHIAMGKSAWDAAFESADEVGLAVIASSATIIAVFMPVAFMGGIPGQFFQPFGVTVAVSTIFSTLVARMVTPMMGAYLLKEAGEQGSRGAGEQREQREQREQRGRGAGGVIRLFNFKFAIPGRKQGNRTLRTDNRRGFQPYRSLLQWALRHRLTTMAIALAFFIASLMLVPLIPKGFVDDGDFGISNVSIELPPGSTLEDVNKVVTQATDIIRQNPVVERVLATEEINSASLAINLKPREERKISQKQFEEQVRPDFEQIPGARISFQSQSPGDSRKGLSIVLRSENPEALNQAADALEKQMRSLPGLVEVSSTASLVKPEILVIPNPQRAADLGVTVQAIARTASLATIGDNEANLAKFNLSDRQIPIRVQIDPKVRADINTITNLQVLSQNGKLIPLVAVADIRFGSGPATINRYDRARQVAVEANLQGISLGEAVETINKLPVMQNLPPGVVQQPSGSAKIMQEIFGRFGGALGLALMCIYAILVLLYNNFLHPLSIMAALPFCLGGALVALMVAQKPLGIYALIGIVLLLGIVTKNSILLVDYTIINIQEGKTQRQALVEAGVSRLRPILMTSLATIAGILPLALGIGAGSEVRQPMGIAIMGGFTTSTLLTLVVVPVIFSYIDNFQTWIMNTLRCGFGKKPSR, from the coding sequence ATGTCCTTTAATATCTCAGCTTGGTCGATTAAAAAACCTGTTCCTACGATAGTTTTATTTTTAATTTTGACGGTTGTGGGTTGGTTCTCCTTTTTATCCTTGGGGATTGATACTAACCCAAATATTGATGTCCCAACAGTTTCGATCAAAGTCACCCAACCAGGTGCAGGCCCAGCCGAACTAGAATCCCAAGTGACGAAAAAAATTGAAGATGCCGTCGCGGGGTTGGGCAATATCGATTTTATGATTTCCACCGTCAGCGATGGGAATTCTAAGACGACAATCAACTTTGTTTTGGGTACAGATAGCGATCGCGCCACCAATGATGTCCGCAATGCGATCGCTCAAATTCGCCAAGATTTACCCCAAGAGATCAACGATCCAATTGTGGAACGTCTAGACTTTGCCGACGGCCCGGTGATTACTTACGCGGTTAAATCAGATAAGCGTTCTGTAGAAGAGTTAAGCAATATTGTCGATCAAACTATTAGCCGCGCCTTATTGGGAGTCCGTGGTGTCGCCCAAATTCAACGTGTGGGTGGAGTTGACCGAGAAATTCGGATTAATCTGAGTCCCAGCCGCTTACAATCTCTGGGTATCACCGCCACTCAGGTAAACGACCAAATCCGCGATTTAAACATTAACTTACCTGGCGGACGGGCTGAAGTCGGCGGTAGCGAACAAAGTATCCGCACATTAGGAAGTGCCGCCAGTGTGGATATTTTGAAAACCTACGAAATCCTCTTACCACAAGGCGGTTCCGTACCATTATCCAGTTTGGGAACTATAGAAGATAAATTTGGTGACGTGCGCCAAGCTGCTACCTTAAATAATCAACCTGTGGTAGCTTTCCAAGTGTTGCGTAGTACTGGCAGCGTTCTGGTGACAGTAGAACAAGGAGTGAAAGCAGCTGTCAAAGAACTGGAAAAAACACTTCCCGCAGATGTCAAACTAGATTTGATTTTTACTAGAGCCGATGTTGTTCGCCAATCATACCAAAGCACTATTGATGAATTAATTCAAGCTTCGGTGCTGGCTGTCATCGTTATTTTAGTATTTTTGCGGGACTGGCGAGCAACATTAATTACGGCTGTTGCTTTACCATTGTCAATAATTCCCACTTTCGCAGTGCAGCAAGCCCTTGGTTACACCCTCAACAACATGACTTTGTTGGCATTAGCGCTGGCGGTGGGCAACTTGGTAGATGATGCCGTGGTGGAAATTGAAAACATGGAACGGCATATCGCTATGGGCAAATCAGCTTGGGATGCTGCTTTTGAATCTGCCGACGAAGTAGGATTAGCGGTAATCGCAAGTTCAGCAACGATTATTGCCGTGTTTATGCCCGTTGCTTTTATGGGTGGGATTCCGGGACAATTTTTCCAACCATTTGGTGTTACCGTTGCCGTTTCCACAATTTTCTCAACTCTTGTCGCGCGGATGGTTACACCGATGATGGGGGCGTATCTTTTAAAAGAGGCAGGGGAGCAGGGGAGCAGGGGAGCAGGGGAGCAGAGGGAGCAGAGGGAGCAGAGGGAGCAGAGGGGCAGGGGAGCAGGGGGAGTAATAAGATTGTTTAATTTCAAGTTTGCAATCCCAGGTAGAAAGCAGGGAAACAGAACACTCAGAACTGACAACCGTCGGGGGTTTCAACCTTATAGATCGTTATTACAATGGGCGTTACGCCATAGATTGACCACAATGGCGATCGCTTTAGCTTTCTTCATTGCCAGTCTGATGCTGGTTCCTTTAATTCCCAAGGGTTTCGTTGATGATGGCGACTTTGGGATTTCTAACGTATCTATAGAACTACCTCCAGGTTCGACATTAGAAGACGTTAATAAGGTAGTCACACAGGCAACTGATATCATTCGGCAAAACCCAGTAGTTGAACGTGTACTAGCAACCGAAGAGATCAATTCTGCAAGCCTGGCAATTAATCTCAAACCTAGAGAAGAACGAAAGATTTCTCAAAAACAGTTTGAGGAACAAGTACGCCCTGACTTTGAGCAAATACCAGGAGCGAGAATTAGTTTTCAAAGTCAGTCACCAGGCGACAGTCGGAAGGGTTTATCAATTGTTCTCAGAAGTGAAAATCCCGAAGCATTGAATCAAGCGGCTGATGCCCTAGAAAAGCAAATGCGATCGCTACCAGGATTGGTAGAAGTGTCTTCGACTGCAAGCTTGGTGAAACCAGAGATTTTAGTAATTCCTAACCCACAACGGGCAGCAGATTTGGGAGTGACAGTACAAGCGATCGCTCGGACAGCTTCTCTGGCCACCATCGGCGATAATGAGGCCAACTTGGCAAAATTTAATTTAAGCGATCGTCAAATCCCGATTCGCGTACAAATCGATCCGAAAGTGCGGGCTGACATTAACACAATCACAAATCTGCAAGTCCTCAGTCAAAATGGCAAATTGATTCCCCTAGTGGCAGTTGCAGATATCCGTTTTGGTAGTGGCCCTGCAACCATCAACCGTTACGATCGCGCCCGTCAAGTTGCCGTAGAAGCCAATTTACAAGGGATTTCTTTGGGAGAGGCAGTAGAAACAATCAACAAACTACCTGTGATGCAAAACTTACCGCCAGGGGTAGTACAGCAACCCTCCGGTAGCGCCAAAATTATGCAAGAAATTTTTGGGCGCTTTGGTGGCGCGTTAGGGCTGGCATTAATGTGTATCTATGCGATTCTGGTGTTGCTGTATAACAACTTTCTGCATCCATTATCGATTATGGCGGCCTTGCCCTTTTGTTTAGGCGGCGCACTGGTGGCGTTGATGGTTGCTCAAAAACCATTGGGGATATATGCCTTGATTGGTATCGTGTTGCTGTTGGGGATTGTCACCAAAAACTCAATTCTGTTGGTGGATTATACAATCATCAACATCCAAGAAGGCAAAACTCAGCGTCAGGCACTCGTAGAAGCTGGCGTGTCACGTCTGCGTCCGATTTTAATGACTTCTCTGGCAACGATCGCCGGGATACTGCCCCTAGCGTTAGGAATTGGCGCAGGTTCTGAAGTTCGGCAACCAATGGGAATTGCCATTATGGGCGGTTTCACAACTTCCACCCTGTTGACACTGGTAGTAGTGCCAGTGATATTTAGCTACATTGACAACTTCCAAACTTGGATTATGAATACATTGCGCTGTGGATTTGGCAAGAAACCATCGCGTTAA
- a CDS encoding endonuclease domain-containing protein: protein MTNKLNSSNHHLPYNPKLVERAKELRKNMTPAEKKLWYEYLRNFQFRVLRQRPINHFIVDFYCPTLKIVIEVDGDSHFTDESQEYDLERTNILEGYGLKIIRFTNSQVLNHFDSVCEQIQRLIPPSTP from the coding sequence ATGACAAATAAACTCAATAGCAGCAATCACCATTTACCTTACAATCCAAAGCTTGTAGAAAGAGCGAAAGAACTTCGTAAAAATATGACCCCAGCAGAAAAAAAGCTGTGGTATGAATATTTGAGAAATTTTCAATTTCGGGTTTTAAGACAACGACCGATTAATCATTTCATAGTTGATTTCTACTGTCCTACTTTAAAAATAGTGATTGAAGTTGATGGGGATAGCCATTTTACAGATGAAAGTCAAGAGTACGATCTAGAGAGAACAAACATTTTGGAAGGCTATGGTTTAAAGATTATTAGGTTTACAAATAGTCAAGTTTTAAATCACTTTGATAGTGTGTGTGAGCAGATACAGCGTCTGATCCCCCCTAGCACCCCTTAA
- a CDS encoding HEAT repeat domain-containing protein: MLTIPRHTSRSLFFLFCFTLLLTLFLSLPWVNAKETPKPKPQDWQINGIVAALDDGHDQVKKSAFDKLNEYDLQNLKSVVEKPENIADKAFNILKDKSVDSDVRSSAAVALGNLGEAAKPYVKDILDILKDKSVDINVRSSAAEALGNLGEAAKPYVKDILDILKDKSVDSDVRSGAAKALGNLGEAAKPYVKDILDFLKDKSVDSYVRSDAAEALGNLGEAAKPYVKDILDFLKDKSVDKDVRSGAAEALGNLGEAAKPYVKDILDFLKDKSVDKDVRSGAAEALGNLGEAAKPYVKDILDILKDKSVDSYVRSGAAEALGNLGEAAKPYVKDIADILKDKSVDSNVRYGAASALGNLGEAAKPYVKDILDFLKDKSVDSGVRSGAAVALGNLGEAAKPYVKDILDILKDKSVDINVRSSAAEALGNLGEAAKPYVKDIADILKDKSVDSGVRYGAAVALGNLGDAAKPYVKDILDFLKDKSVNSYVPYGAAVALGKIKQLELNEIVVILDSVYYAGQSEFARWRFLTYFLGGGTDEVKTLLTWLGFPKKIPASLPHDQGVKTLNIFAQAWEPSQDFARLREDLAKQIAVVARKVSWQPQDIVILETHYKNLKKAGYSETDSLQAAIVNLKGWQWFFNARITILTHAAFWLLLIFAYPKSPQIQAIFFWNPWVRRILGMGYVGFLLTWVPFFRRKLLEPFKPSLLADAGLDNFHDQSYFPQSQVKVTSGDILPITAALPSIKGQIILEGDSGLGKSMFLRHLLQNQERIVVYLPAQKCDKGVIEAIQEKLHGQAQDAGFLKNLIYSGAIDICIDGLNEVTAETRAKICQFVESYFRGNIIMTTQPLEWTPPSTAKTYYLQPLEQSQIQEFLLSRQQRLPKDAKIQGADYAQACTNYLTEVLKDQQAQEELEAARRILSNPMDLTVVALMLSQGKHPNLFRLQEQQYNLMAAEYLKEWNQEFPLKKFSAAVYEMRLQDKQALPADEFHQVAMSLSDEKYKMVVSRQWQDDKGEAKKEWYFRHDKIMDFFLVQNFLGETDAAEGLLVDRMGDPRFRGVYFLLATLLPLDAAKELREDLIQYAADTKDNTVSNTFVQLLRTR, encoded by the coding sequence ATGCTCACCATACCCCGCCACACCAGCAGATCGCTCTTTTTCCTTTTCTGTTTCACCCTACTCCTAACTCTCTTCCTCTCCCTACCTTGGGTAAACGCCAAAGAAACCCCCAAACCCAAACCCCAAGATTGGCAGATTAACGGTATAGTAGCCGCCCTTGATGACGGACACGACCAAGTTAAGAAATCTGCTTTTGACAAACTCAATGAATATGATTTGCAAAATTTAAAATCAGTAGTTGAGAAACCAGAAAATATTGCTGACAAAGCCTTCAACATCCTCAAGGATAAATCCGTTGACAGTGATGTTCGTTCCAGTGCAGCAGTGGCATTGGGAAATCTGGGGGAGGCTGCCAAACCCTACGTCAAAGACATCCTCGACATCCTCAAGGATAAATCCGTTGACATTAATGTTCGTTCCAGTGCAGCAGAGGCATTGGGAAATCTGGGGGAGGCTGCCAAACCCTACGTCAAAGACATCCTCGACATCCTCAAGGATAAATCCGTTGACAGTGATGTTCGTTCCGGTGCAGCAAAGGCATTGGGAAATCTGGGGGAGGCTGCCAAACCCTACGTCAAAGACATCCTCGACTTCCTCAAGGATAAATCCGTTGACAGTTATGTTCGTTCCGATGCAGCAGAGGCATTGGGAAATCTGGGGGAGGCTGCCAAACCCTACGTCAAAGACATCCTCGACTTCCTCAAGGATAAATCCGTTGACAAAGATGTTCGTTCCGGTGCAGCAGAGGCATTGGGAAATCTGGGGGAGGCTGCCAAACCCTACGTCAAAGACATCCTCGACTTCCTCAAGGATAAATCCGTTGACAAAGATGTTCGTTCCGGTGCAGCAGAGGCATTGGGAAATCTGGGGGAGGCTGCCAAACCCTACGTCAAAGACATCCTCGACATCCTCAAGGATAAATCCGTTGACAGTTATGTTCGTTCCGGTGCAGCAGAGGCATTGGGAAATCTGGGGGAGGCTGCCAAACCCTACGTCAAAGACATCGCCGACATCCTCAAGGATAAATCCGTTGACAGTAATGTTCGTTACGGTGCAGCATCGGCATTGGGAAATCTGGGGGAGGCTGCCAAACCCTACGTCAAAGACATCCTCGACTTCCTCAAGGATAAATCCGTTGACAGTGGTGTTCGTTCCGGTGCAGCAGTGGCATTGGGAAATCTGGGGGAGGCTGCCAAACCCTACGTCAAAGACATCCTCGACATCCTCAAGGATAAATCCGTTGACATTAATGTTCGTTCCAGTGCAGCAGAGGCATTGGGAAATCTGGGGGAGGCTGCCAAACCCTACGTCAAAGACATCGCCGACATCCTCAAGGATAAATCCGTTGACAGTGGTGTTCGTTACGGTGCAGCAGTGGCATTGGGAAATCTGGGCGATGCTGCCAAACCCTACGTCAAAGACATCCTCGACTTCCTCAAGGATAAATCCGTTAACAGTTATGTTCCTTACGGTGCAGCAGTGGCATTGGGAAAGATAAAACAACTCGAATTAAATGAGATTGTGGTAATTCTGGATAGCGTCTATTACGCAGGTCAATCAGAATTTGCACGGTGGCGATTTTTAACCTATTTCCTTGGTGGCGGCACTGATGAAGTCAAAACACTGCTTACATGGCTGGGGTTTCCTAAAAAAATTCCTGCTTCCTTACCCCATGACCAAGGCGTGAAAACTCTCAACATCTTTGCCCAAGCCTGGGAACCCAGCCAAGATTTTGCTCGATTACGGGAAGACTTAGCCAAACAAATCGCTGTAGTCGCCAGAAAAGTCTCTTGGCAACCCCAAGATATTGTTATTTTAGAAACTCACTACAAAAACCTCAAAAAAGCAGGATACAGTGAAACCGACTCACTGCAAGCAGCCATAGTTAACCTCAAAGGTTGGCAGTGGTTTTTCAACGCCAGAATCACCATCCTCACTCACGCTGCCTTCTGGCTTCTCCTCATCTTTGCCTACCCCAAATCCCCCCAAATCCAAGCCATCTTCTTCTGGAACCCGTGGGTACGCCGTATTCTCGGCATGGGCTACGTCGGCTTTCTCCTCACCTGGGTTCCCTTTTTCCGCCGCAAATTACTTGAACCCTTCAAGCCTTCCCTGTTAGCCGATGCCGGGTTAGATAACTTTCATGACCAATCATACTTCCCCCAGTCGCAAGTCAAAGTTACTTCGGGCGACATCCTCCCCATTACCGCCGCCCTCCCCAGCATCAAAGGACAAATCATCTTAGAAGGTGATTCTGGCTTAGGCAAGTCGATGTTTCTCCGCCATCTGTTGCAAAATCAAGAGCGCATTGTTGTTTACCTCCCCGCCCAAAAATGCGATAAAGGCGTAATCGAAGCCATTCAAGAAAAGCTACACGGGCAAGCCCAAGATGCGGGCTTCCTGAAAAACCTGATTTACAGTGGTGCAATTGACATCTGCATCGACGGACTCAACGAAGTCACCGCCGAAACACGGGCGAAAATCTGTCAGTTTGTCGAAAGCTATTTCCGGGGCAACATTATTATGACAACCCAGCCCCTAGAGTGGACACCACCCTCAACCGCCAAAACCTATTATTTGCAACCCTTAGAACAAAGCCAAATTCAAGAATTTTTGCTTTCCCGCCAGCAGCGACTCCCCAAAGATGCCAAAATTCAAGGCGCTGATTACGCCCAAGCCTGCACCAATTATTTAACAGAAGTCCTCAAAGACCAACAAGCTCAAGAAGAATTAGAGGCTGCCCGTCGCATTCTCTCCAATCCAATGGATTTAACTGTAGTTGCCTTGATGTTATCCCAAGGCAAACATCCTAATTTATTCCGCCTGCAAGAACAGCAATACAACTTAATGGCGGCAGAATACCTCAAAGAATGGAATCAAGAATTTCCCTTAAAGAAATTCTCCGCCGCCGTCTACGAAATGCGACTCCAAGACAAACAAGCCTTACCCGCCGATGAATTTCACCAAGTCGCCATGTCTTTGTCAGACGAGAAATACAAAATGGTAGTCAGCCGTCAGTGGCAAGATGACAAAGGTGAAGCCAAAAAAGAATGGTACTTCCGCCACGATAAAATCATGGACTTCTTCTTAGTGCAGAACTTTTTGGGCGAAACTGATGCCGCCGAAGGACTATTAGTTGATAGAATGGGCGATCCGCGTTTTCGTGGCGTTTATTTCTTGCTAGCAACCTTACTTCCTTTAGATGCAGCCAAAGAACTGCGAGAAGATTTGATTCAATACGCGGCTGATACCAAAGACAATACGGTGAGTAATACCTTTGTACAGTTGTTACGGACTAGATAA
- a CDS encoding DICT sensory domain-containing protein has protein sequence MNVSLAKDLSVYQLVMGVQVPPKPLSLSPATLLSLVRAQIDLLIEQQIAATLWVKLPPEKIWQSELARYQSSVGAFSIIYTCQLDENEKQGDEEAGGREQVVTERPALSEAVGAASRREGSRSGAGGSEQGENSSPLHPSPSSFSSTHHVTVHLPPDSQLRRENFLMVLSPQFCSLILAHRPLKKRKNQTLGKVNSNKNQPLLIITTVEGRVIQQVLNGIQKAISNDKLPGVYAPESSPIVPADFICPTMPEAATMSQLFAKQLLRQDEINRQIITARTTKLQQINQELHNKEQLQDEYLKNLCQELRIPLTHIKTALSLLNSPNLKPTQRQRYLQMLNTQCDQQNSLITGLLELVQLERNLEGMVLESVRLSDIVPGVVSTYQPLAQEKGIMLAYTVPTELPSIWCVSGGLRQIVINLLHNSIKFTPNGGEVWVRARLQGDYVQLEFRDTGIGIAESEIAKIFERFYRVRTSATEDYAGAGLGLTIVQQLLLRCGGSISVKSKLYEGSTFTVQLATVGDAPRAIAIEHE, from the coding sequence ATGAATGTTTCTCTGGCTAAGGATCTGTCTGTTTATCAACTGGTTATGGGAGTGCAAGTGCCTCCAAAACCATTGTCCCTCAGTCCTGCGACTCTGCTATCACTGGTGAGAGCGCAAATTGACTTACTAATTGAGCAGCAAATTGCAGCCACTTTATGGGTGAAGCTACCACCAGAAAAAATTTGGCAATCAGAATTAGCGCGTTACCAATCCTCAGTGGGTGCGTTTAGTATCATCTATACTTGCCAGCTTGACGAAAATGAAAAACAGGGAGATGAGGAAGCAGGGGGCAGGGAGCAGGTGGTCACTGAGCGTCCTGCCCTGAGCGAAGCCGTTGGCGCAGCCTCTCGTAGAGAAGGGAGCCGAAGTGGAGCAGGGGGCAGCGAACAGGGGGAAAATTCCTCTCCTTTGCACCCTTCCCCCTCATCTTTCTCATCTACTCATCATGTCACCGTTCACCTGCCACCAGATAGCCAACTGCGACGGGAAAACTTTTTGATGGTGTTATCACCCCAGTTTTGTAGTTTAATTTTGGCTCATCGACCACTTAAAAAACGCAAAAATCAGACATTAGGGAAGGTAAATTCTAATAAAAATCAGCCATTGCTGATTATCACCACTGTTGAGGGAAGAGTAATTCAGCAAGTATTAAATGGTATCCAAAAAGCGATATCTAACGACAAGCTACCAGGTGTCTACGCGCCAGAATCATCGCCAATTGTACCTGCTGATTTTATTTGTCCAACGATGCCGGAAGCGGCAACGATGAGTCAACTATTTGCAAAACAACTCCTGCGACAGGATGAAATTAATCGCCAAATCATCACAGCTCGCACCACCAAGTTGCAGCAGATAAATCAAGAACTGCACAACAAAGAACAATTGCAAGATGAATATCTGAAAAATCTCTGTCAGGAATTGCGTATACCCCTGACGCATATCAAAACAGCACTTTCGTTATTGAATTCTCCTAATCTCAAACCTACGCAGCGACAACGCTATTTACAGATGTTAAATACCCAGTGCGATCAACAAAATTCTTTAATTACAGGTTTGTTGGAACTGGTGCAACTAGAACGTAATTTGGAGGGGATGGTTTTGGAGTCGGTGCGGCTCTCAGATATTGTACCTGGAGTAGTTAGTACGTACCAACCTTTAGCCCAAGAAAAAGGGATTATGCTAGCCTACACCGTACCCACTGAACTGCCATCTATTTGGTGTGTGAGTGGTGGGCTGAGGCAGATTGTAATTAATCTGCTGCACAACAGCATTAAGTTTACTCCTAATGGGGGTGAAGTATGGGTGCGTGCCCGTCTTCAAGGCGATTATGTCCAATTAGAATTCCGCGATACAGGGATTGGTATTGCCGAAAGCGAGATTGCTAAAATCTTTGAGCGATTTTATCGTGTGCGTACATCAGCTACAGAAGATTATGCTGGTGCTGGCTTGGGGTTAACAATAGTACAGCAATTGCTGCTGCGCTGTGGGGGATCTATTTCTGTAAAAAGTAAATTATATGAAGGTTCCACATTTACAGTACAACTGGCAACAGTTGGCGATGCCCCAAGAGCGATCGCAATAGAACATGAATGA